A single window of Ananas comosus cultivar F153 linkage group 19, ASM154086v1, whole genome shotgun sequence DNA harbors:
- the LOC109724855 gene encoding probable potassium transporter 11: MASGLGNGDSNKGSMWELEQNLDQPMDEEAGRLRNMYREKKFSSILVLRLAFQSLGVVFGDLGTSPLYVFYNVFPHGIEDTEDVIGALSLIIYSLTLIPLLKYVFVVLRANDNGQGGTLALYSLLCRHAKINTIPNQHRTDEELTTYSRQTYDESSLAAKIKRWIEAHAYKKNALLILVLIGTCMAIGDGILTPAISVLSASGGIKVENPKMSNDVVILVAVVILVGIFSMQHYGTDKVGWLFAPVVLLWFLLIGTVGAVNIWKYDSSVLKAYDPVHIYRYFRRGKQNSWISLGGILLSITGTEALFADLCHFPVPAIQIAFALIVFPCLLLAYTGQASYIMCNKDHVFDAFYRSIPDVIYWPAFVIATAAAVVASQATISATYSIVKQALALGCFPRVRVVHTSKKFLGQIYIPDINWVLMILCIAVTAGFKNQSQIANAYGTAVVIVMLVTTLLMIPIMLLVWRSHWSLVCIFTGLSLLVELPYFSAVILKIDQGGWVPLVIAATFLLIMYVWHYGTVKRYEFEMHSKVSMGWILGLGPSLGLVRVPGIGFVYTELASGVPHIFSHFVTNLPAIHSVVVFVCVKYLPVYTVPDDERVLVKRIGPKNFHMFRCVARYGYKDLHKKDDDFEKMLFDSLCLFVRLESMMEGYSDSDEYSICGQKTEVKSIDLLVNDNGYTNTFSSNVDLSYSSHDSIVPAQSSPLRGSSLVRSSGQTSQTVGGELEFLNRCKDAGVVHILGNTIIRARRDSGIVKRIAIDYLYAFLRRICRENSVIFYVPHESLLNVGQIFSV, encoded by the exons ATGGCGTCGGGATTGGGAAATGGGGATTCGAATAAGGGGAGCATGTGGGAGTTGGAACAAAATCTTGATCAGCCCATGGATGAAGAAGCAGGGAGATTGAGGAATATGTATAGAGAAAAG AAATTCTCGTCGATCTTAGTATTGCGACTCGCATTTCAGAGCCTCGGAGTAGTATTTGGTGACTTGGGCACGTCGCCCTTGTACGTTTTCTACAATGTGTTTCCTCATGGAATAGAAGATACAGAGGATGTTATTGGAGCTCTTTCGCTAATTATTTATTCTCTGACTCTTATTCCACTTCTTAAATATGTTTTTGTCGTCCTGAGGGCAAACGACAACGGCCAAG gtggTACATTAGCTCTTTACTCCCTACTTTGTCGGCATGCGAAGATAAATACTATTCCTAACCAACATAGGACAGATGAAGAACTAACAACGTACAGTCGTCAGACATATGATGAAAGTTCACTTGCGGCAAAGATTAAGCGTTGGATAGAGGCGCATGCATATAAAAAGAATGCACTTCTTATTCTCGTTCTTATTGGTACTTGTATGGCGATAGGTGATGGGATCCTCACTCCTGCTATTTCAG TTCTTTCCGCATCAGGTGGAATAAAGGTCGAAAATCCTAAAATGAGCAATG ATGTTGTTATCCTTGTCGCAGTTGTCATATTAGTTGGTATTTTTAGCATGCAACACTATGGTACCGATAAAGTAGGATGGCTTTTTGCCCCAGTTGTCCTCCTCTGGTTCTTATTAATTGGAACTGTCGGAGCTGTGAACATATGGAAATATGATAGTTCGGTTCTCAAAGCATACGATCCAGTTCATATATACCGGTATTTTAGGCGAGGGAAACAGAACAGTTGGATCTCTCTTGGGGGAATTTTGCTTAGTATCACAG GGACGGAAGCATTATTTGCAGACCTATGTCATTTTCCTGTGCCGGCAATTCAG ATTGCTTTTGCTCTAATTGTGTTCCCATGCCTCCTTTTAGCATACACCGGCCAAGCTTCTTATATCATGTGTAATAAAGACCATGTGTTCGATGCTTTTTATCGTTCTATTCCAG ATGTTATATATTGGCCCGCCTTTGTTATCGCAACAGCTGCTGCAGTAGTTGCCAGTCAAGCCACAATATCTGCGACATATTCGATAGTGAAGCAAGCACTTGCACTCGGCTGTTTCCCTCGAGTCAGGGTGGTGCATACCTCGAAAAAATTTCTCGGTCAAATATATATCCCCGATATCAATTGGGTGCTCATGATTCTCTGCATAGCTGTTACCGCAGGGTTCAAAAATCAAAGTCAGATTGCAAATGCATATG GGACTGCAGTTGTGATAGTTATGCTAGTAACAACACTTCTCATGATCCCTATAATGCTACTAGTATGGCGGAGCCACTGGTCTCTTGTATGCATATTTACGGGACTGTCCCTGCTCGTGGAGCTCCCTTACTTCTCCGCGGTCATATTGAAGATTGACCAGGGTGGGTGGGTTCCGCTCGTCATTGCCGCCACCTTCCTCCTTATCATGTATGTGTGGCACTACGGCACAGTGAAGCGCTACGAATTTGAGATGCATAGCAAAGTCTCAATGGGGTGGATTCTGGGCCTAGGCCCGAGCCTGGGTCTCGTCCGGGTCCCGGGAATAGGTTTTGTGTACACAGAGCTGGCGAGCGGCGTCCCTCACATCTTCTCTCACTTTGTAACCAACCTCCCTGCCATTCACTCTGTGGTGGTCTTTGTTTGTGTGAAGTATTTGCCGGTCTATACTGTTCCGGACGACGAACGAGTCCTTGTAAAGCGGATTGGACCAAAGAACTTCCACATGTTCCGATGCGTTGCAAGGTACGGATACAAGGATCTCCACAAGAAAGATGACGACTTCGAGAAGATGCTCTTCGATAGCCTCTGCCTGTTCGTTCGGCTCGAGAGTATGATGGAGGGGTACTCCGACTCTGATGAATATAGCATTTGTGGGCAGAAGACGGAGGTCAAGTCGATCGACTTGCTCGTTAACGATAACGGCTATACCAACACTTTCTCTTCGAATGTTGATCTAAGTTACTCGTCCCATGATTCAATCGTCCCGGCTCAATCATCACCACTTAGGGGGAGCAGTTTGGTGAGGTCGTCGGGCCAGACGAGCCAGACGGTAGGGGGCGAATTGGAGTTCCTGAATCGGTGTAAGGATGCTGGGGTGGTACACATTCTCGGGAATACGATCATCAGGGCACGAAGGGACTCTGGGATTGTGAAAAGGATCGCGATCGATTACTTGTATGCTTTTCTGCGGAGGATTTGCCGCGAAAACAGTGTTATCTTTTATGTTCCTCATGAGAGCCTGCTGAATGTGGGGCAGATATTCTCTGTGTAG
- the LOC109724856 gene encoding trafficking protein particle complex subunit 3, with protein MAPLAPRSGDAVFASVERVNAELFTLTYGAIVRQLITDLEEVEEVNKQLDQMGYNIGVRLIDEFLAKSNVSRCVDFKETAEVIAKVGFKMFLGVTATVINWDAEGTSCSLVLEDNPLVDFVELPDTCQGLSYCNILSGVIRGALEMVSMKTEITWVRDMLQGDDAYELRVKLLKQVPEEYPYKDDD; from the exons ATGGCGCCTCTCGCCCCGAGAAGCGGCGACGCCGTATTCGCCAGCGTCGAGCGCGTC AATGCGGAGCTCTTCACCCTCACCTATGGGGCGATCGTGCGGCAGCTCATCACGGATCtcgaggaggtggaggaggtcAACAAGCAGCTCGATCAGAT GGGTTATAATATCGGAGTTCGGTTGAttgatgagtttctagcaaaGTCCAATGTGTCGAGATGCGTGGACTTCAAGGAGACAGCTGAAGTAATTGCAAAG GTTGGCTTCAAAATGTTCTTAGGGGTCACCGCAACTGTGATCAACTGGGATGCCGAGGGCACGAGCTGCAGCCTCGTTTTGGAAGATAACCCTCTCGTGGATTTTGTCGAGCTTCCCGACACATGCCAAGGCCTTTCCTACTGTAACATCTTAAGCGGAGTTATTCGTGGGGCGCTAGAAATG GTCTCAATGAAGACCGAAATCACGTGGGTTCGAGATATGCTGCAGGGAGACGACGCTTACGAGCTGCGCGTAAAACTTCTGAAGCAAGTCCCCGAGGAGTACCCATACAAAGATGATGATTGA